The following are encoded in a window of Hymenobacter sp. GOD-10R genomic DNA:
- a CDS encoding YnfA family protein: MLVLLKALGLFLLAGFCEIGGGYLVWQWLRSGKPAWYGLLGAVLLVVYGGVATWQPTSFGKTYAVYGALFIVLSIAWAWYFDGFRPDRFDVMGGLIVLVGVGVILGWPRS; the protein is encoded by the coding sequence ATGCTCGTTCTTCTAAAGGCCCTGGGCCTGTTTCTGCTGGCGGGTTTTTGCGAAATCGGCGGGGGCTACCTGGTGTGGCAGTGGCTGCGGTCGGGCAAGCCGGCCTGGTACGGGCTGCTCGGGGCGGTGCTGCTGGTGGTCTATGGCGGCGTGGCTACCTGGCAGCCCACTTCCTTTGGCAAAACCTACGCCGTGTACGGAGCGCTGTTCATCGTCTTGTCCATTGCTTGGGCCTGGTATTTCGACGGGTTCCGGCCCGACCGCTTCGACGTTATGGGGGGCCTCATCGTCTTGGTGGGGGTAGGCGTTATCCTAGGCTGGCCCCGCAGCTAG
- a CDS encoding DUF190 domain-containing protein produces the protein MAPTPPLPPAVRELGELRIYLTQADKHAAPGLRGRLFPDPLAHALVDKAHAFGILQATTHTSGYGYVLGGAVRARHLEVEAGQLALCVELLDERARLLAFCQQQQELLRGKVVVFRPVEQWEIAGNLPG, from the coding sequence ATGGCTCCTACCCCACCCCTCCCCCCCGCCGTGCGCGAGCTGGGCGAATTGCGTATCTACCTCACCCAGGCCGACAAGCACGCCGCGCCGGGCCTGCGCGGCCGCCTCTTCCCCGACCCGCTGGCCCATGCGCTGGTCGATAAGGCGCACGCTTTCGGCATCTTACAGGCCACTACCCACACCAGCGGCTACGGCTACGTGCTGGGCGGGGCCGTGCGCGCCCGCCACCTCGAAGTAGAAGCGGGCCAGCTGGCCCTGTGCGTGGAACTGCTTGATGAGCGCGCGCGGCTACTCGCTTTCTGCCAGCAGCAGCAGGAGCTGCTGCGGGGCAAAGTCGTGGTGTTTCGCCCCGTCGAGCAGTGGGAAATTGCCGGCAACTTGCCGGGATAG
- a CDS encoding c-type cytochrome: METPAEPSPRLQPEDKQVFIKVAGLLTWVIGLMVLVVAVTAYVLVFPPKPGAPVAAAAPPAGAAAQPARAQLVNFFTPARFLLDSVQNNPEGELIRYGHELIAHTPQYLGPQAKDPLLRLAGSNLACQNCHLQAGQKAFSAPYVGIWGIYPTYKGRENAISTLEDRINGCMTRSLNGQPLTLDGKEMKAMVTYMKWLGRQVPVGEKVKGQGFVKFTMPNRAADLGQGKLIFAQQCASCHGAGGQGQRARSSGQYQYPPLWGPDSYNDGAGMHRLQTAARFVKANMPFGATAEHTVLSDEAAYDVAAYFNSMPRPHMAHLAKDYPDLSKKPVDCPYPPYADQFTQHQHQFGPYAAMSQGKKGAE; encoded by the coding sequence ATGGAAACTCCCGCCGAGCCCTCGCCCCGCCTGCAACCCGAAGACAAGCAGGTGTTCATCAAGGTCGCCGGGCTGCTCACCTGGGTTATTGGGCTGATGGTGCTGGTGGTGGCCGTGACGGCCTACGTGCTGGTGTTTCCGCCCAAGCCCGGGGCCCCGGTAGCCGCCGCGGCCCCGCCGGCCGGTGCGGCGGCGCAGCCGGCTAGGGCGCAGCTGGTTAACTTTTTCACGCCCGCGCGCTTCCTGCTCGACAGCGTGCAAAACAACCCCGAGGGCGAGCTGATTCGCTACGGCCACGAGCTGATTGCCCACACCCCGCAGTACCTGGGGCCCCAGGCCAAGGACCCGCTGCTGCGCCTGGCCGGCAGCAACCTGGCCTGCCAGAACTGCCATTTGCAAGCCGGCCAAAAGGCCTTTTCGGCTCCCTACGTGGGCATCTGGGGCATTTACCCCACCTACAAGGGCCGCGAAAACGCCATCAGCACACTCGAAGACCGCATCAACGGCTGCATGACGCGCAGCCTCAACGGCCAGCCGCTGACTCTTGACGGCAAGGAGATGAAGGCCATGGTGACGTACATGAAATGGCTGGGCCGCCAGGTGCCGGTGGGCGAGAAAGTGAAGGGCCAGGGGTTTGTCAAGTTCACGATGCCCAACCGGGCCGCCGACCTGGGCCAGGGCAAGCTCATTTTTGCCCAGCAGTGCGCCAGCTGTCACGGCGCGGGCGGCCAGGGCCAGCGCGCCCGCAGCAGCGGGCAGTACCAGTACCCGCCGCTGTGGGGCCCCGACAGCTACAATGACGGGGCCGGCATGCACCGCCTGCAAACGGCCGCCCGCTTCGTGAAGGCTAACATGCCCTTCGGGGCTACCGCCGAGCACACCGTCCTCAGCGACGAGGCGGCCTACGACGTGGCCGCTTATTTCAACTCGATGCCCCGGCCCCACATGGCCCACCTCGCCAAAGACTACCCCGACCTAAGCAAGAAGCCGGTCGATTGCCCCTACCCCCCTTACGCCGACCAGTTTACGCAGCACCAGCACCAGTTTGGCCCCTATGCCGCCATGAGCCAGGGCAAAAAAGGCGCGGAATAA
- a CDS encoding voltage-gated chloride channel family protein: MVPARLRALSPTPTVWFVLRWLLLASLVGALAGTASAGFLVSLEWVTRWREAHSWALALLPVGGLLVGLAYHRFGNRVVKGNNLILDEIHAPSEVIPLRLVPLVLGGTLLTHLFGGSAGREGTAVQMGGALADQLSRWLPRRERHLLLIAGMSAGFASVFGTPLAGAVFGLEVFLLGSMRYEAILPSFLAAVVADVVTRAWGVGHTHYPELAAVPLTALGLGCTLLVGALFGLAARSFATLTHWISKQFARIKYAPLRPVVGGVLVAGTLWGLGTMRYAGLGVPVIVEAFEHPLPPQDFAWKLALTALTLGAGFKGGEVTPLFFIGAALGSALAVVLPLPVALLAGMGFVGVFAGAANTPLACLFMGLELFGMHAGIYLGVSCVVAYLFSGHSGIYTAQRVGQAKHPLLGRHLGRRLGELHAAKQP; this comes from the coding sequence TTGGTACCCGCCCGCTTACGGGCCCTCTCCCCTACCCCCACGGTTTGGTTTGTGCTACGCTGGCTGCTGCTGGCAAGCTTGGTCGGCGCGTTGGCCGGTACCGCCTCAGCAGGCTTTTTAGTCAGTCTGGAATGGGTGACGCGCTGGCGTGAGGCCCACTCGTGGGCCCTGGCCCTGCTGCCGGTAGGCGGTCTGCTAGTGGGCCTCGCCTACCACCGCTTCGGCAACCGGGTGGTGAAAGGCAACAACCTGATTTTGGATGAAATCCACGCCCCGAGCGAAGTGATTCCGCTGCGGCTGGTGCCGCTGGTGCTGGGCGGTACGCTGCTCACGCACCTGTTTGGCGGCTCGGCGGGGCGCGAGGGCACGGCCGTGCAGATGGGCGGCGCGCTGGCCGACCAGCTCTCGCGCTGGCTGCCCCGGCGCGAGCGGCACCTGCTGCTCATCGCGGGCATGAGCGCGGGCTTTGCGTCGGTATTTGGCACGCCGCTGGCCGGGGCGGTGTTTGGGCTGGAAGTGTTTTTACTCGGCTCGATGCGCTACGAGGCCATTTTGCCCAGCTTTCTGGCCGCCGTGGTGGCCGATGTGGTGACCCGGGCCTGGGGCGTGGGTCACACGCACTATCCCGAGCTAGCGGCCGTGCCGCTCACGGCCCTGGGGCTGGGCTGCACGCTGCTGGTGGGGGCCCTGTTTGGCCTTGCGGCCCGTAGCTTCGCTACCCTTACCCACTGGATAAGTAAGCAATTTGCTCGCATAAAGTACGCGCCGCTGCGGCCGGTGGTGGGCGGCGTGCTGGTAGCGGGCACCCTGTGGGGCCTGGGCACCATGCGCTACGCCGGCCTGGGCGTGCCGGTTATCGTGGAGGCGTTTGAGCACCCGCTGCCGCCCCAGGATTTTGCCTGGAAGCTGGCCTTGACGGCCCTCACGCTGGGGGCGGGCTTCAAGGGCGGCGAGGTCACGCCGCTGTTTTTCATCGGGGCGGCGCTGGGCTCGGCCCTGGCCGTGGTGCTGCCGCTGCCGGTGGCGCTGCTGGCGGGAATGGGCTTCGTGGGCGTGTTTGCGGGCGCGGCCAATACGCCGCTGGCCTGCCTTTTCATGGGCCTGGAGCTGTTCGGCATGCATGCGGGTATCTACCTGGGCGTGAGCTGCGTGGTGGCTTACCTGTTCTCGGGCCACAGTGGCATTTACACCGCCCAGCGGGTGGGCCAGGCCAAGCACCCGCTGCTGGGCCGGCACCTGGGCCGCCGCCTGGGCGAGCTGCACGCCGCCAAGCAGCCCTGA
- a CDS encoding YeiH family protein: MTQHPNTTPPAAPATEHSAEPLLFASSAEIEHAEATLDEPETTTGIFRSLHTPRELFGRTFTLRQVLFGLFLVFCLTPWASPPIALALGLVLAQTVGNPFTSHTKAFTHKLLQFSVIGLGFGMNAHAAVQAGKEGILFTVVSIFGTLFLGYFVGKWLGLSKHVVHLISCGTAICGGSAIAAIGPVLRAKDEEMSVGLGTVFVLNAIALFAFPPIGHALHMSQNQFGLWCAIAIHDTSSVVGAAAAYGNQALEVATTVKLARALWIIPVAIGTAMIFKQKGVKISIPYFIFGFILAMLFNTFAPAYIPAAKALGPVMVNLAKIGLTVTLFFIGAGLSAKVVSSVGIRPYVLGVLLWIVISTTSLYVILHAV, encoded by the coding sequence ATGACCCAGCACCCTAATACTACTCCCCCCGCCGCGCCGGCCACCGAGCACAGCGCCGAGCCGCTGCTCTTCGCCTCTTCGGCCGAGATAGAGCACGCCGAAGCCACCCTCGACGAGCCTGAAACCACCACTGGCATCTTCCGCTCGCTGCACACGCCGCGCGAGCTGTTTGGGCGCACGTTTACGCTGCGGCAAGTGCTGTTCGGGCTGTTTCTGGTGTTTTGCCTCACGCCCTGGGCCTCGCCGCCCATTGCGCTTGCCCTGGGGCTGGTGCTGGCCCAAACGGTGGGTAACCCCTTCACCAGCCACACCAAAGCCTTCACCCACAAGCTGCTGCAATTCTCGGTTATCGGCCTGGGCTTCGGCATGAACGCCCACGCGGCGGTGCAGGCGGGCAAAGAAGGGATTCTGTTCACGGTCGTGTCCATCTTCGGTACGTTGTTTCTGGGCTACTTCGTAGGTAAGTGGCTGGGGCTGAGCAAACACGTGGTGCACCTCATTTCGTGCGGCACCGCCATTTGCGGCGGTTCGGCCATCGCGGCCATCGGGCCGGTGCTGCGGGCCAAGGACGAGGAAATGTCGGTGGGCCTGGGCACGGTGTTCGTGCTGAACGCCATTGCGCTGTTCGCCTTCCCGCCCATTGGCCACGCCCTGCACATGAGCCAAAACCAGTTTGGCCTCTGGTGCGCCATCGCCATCCACGACACGAGTTCGGTAGTGGGCGCGGCGGCGGCCTACGGCAACCAGGCCCTGGAAGTAGCTACGACGGTGAAGCTGGCGCGGGCGCTCTGGATTATTCCGGTGGCCATCGGCACGGCCATGATTTTCAAGCAGAAAGGCGTTAAAATCTCGATTCCCTACTTCATCTTCGGCTTCATCCTGGCGATGCTCTTCAACACCTTCGCCCCAGCCTACATCCCCGCCGCCAAGGCGCTGGGCCCGGTGATGGTGAACCTGGCCAAAATCGGCCTCACGGTGACGCTCTTCTTTATCGGCGCGGGTCTTTCGGCCAAGGTGGTGAGCTCGGTGGGTATCCGGCCCTACGTGCTGGGCGTGCTGCTGTGGATCGTGATTTCGACCACCTCGCTCTACGTCATTTTGCACGCCGTTTAG
- a CDS encoding DUF190 domain-containing protein codes for MATLQPAQLLRLYVSEQDKHQHQPLYEALVYAARQAGLSGATVTKGVLGFGAQGQVESAKLLTLAENLPLVLDFVDSPAAIARFLPEVERLFSEAGSGGLLTLTEVQAAHY; via the coding sequence ATGGCTACTTTGCAACCGGCGCAGCTGCTGCGCCTCTACGTGAGCGAGCAGGACAAGCACCAGCACCAGCCGCTCTACGAGGCCCTGGTGTACGCGGCGCGGCAGGCGGGCCTGTCCGGGGCCACCGTCACCAAGGGCGTGCTGGGCTTCGGGGCGCAGGGCCAGGTGGAGTCGGCCAAGCTGCTGACCCTGGCCGAAAACCTGCCCCTGGTGCTGGACTTCGTGGATAGCCCGGCTGCCATCGCCCGCTTTCTGCCCGAGGTCGAGCGCCTGTTCAGCGAGGCGGGCAGCGGTGGGCTACTCACGCTGACCGAGGTACAAGCCGCGCATTATTAA
- a CDS encoding DsrE family protein, which yields MKSLFLTAALIAGLSFTGRAQTPAAMHDAEAFQKGTFAGATADQAHYNAVYQLDSDDPKLIQQTLRNINNALEDARLKGKITIELVAFGNGTALFRKDQPYEAPLTALKAKGVILSQCLNTLKEKKISKDELLPLIAYVPSGNGELIIRQAQGWSLVHP from the coding sequence ATGAAAAGCTTGTTTCTGACCGCCGCGCTCATCGCGGGTCTTTCCTTCACGGGCCGCGCCCAAACCCCCGCCGCTATGCACGATGCCGAGGCATTCCAGAAAGGCACCTTCGCCGGCGCGACCGCCGACCAGGCCCACTACAACGCCGTGTACCAGCTCGATAGCGACGACCCCAAGCTCATTCAGCAAACGCTGCGCAACATCAACAACGCGCTGGAAGACGCGCGGCTGAAGGGGAAGATTACTATTGAACTGGTGGCCTTCGGCAACGGCACCGCCCTCTTCCGCAAGGACCAGCCCTACGAGGCGCCGCTAACCGCCCTCAAGGCGAAGGGCGTCATCCTGTCGCAGTGCCTGAACACACTCAAGGAGAAGAAGATAAGCAAGGACGAGCTGCTGCCGCTCATCGCCTATGTGCCCAGCGGCAACGGGGAGCTGATTATCCGGCAGGCCCAGGGCTGGTCGCTGGTGCACCCCTAG
- a CDS encoding LysR substrate-binding domain-containing protein, which translates to MSDFRLRVFAAVARHLSFTKAAQELFVSQPAVTKHIRELEAQYGQRLLERSGSKVLLTEAGRLLLLHAEAVAASAQQLDEQLLGLRDPDEAAGRLRLGASTTLAQYVLPAWLPAFQARYPRVQLSLLNVNSERIAEALLRGELDLGFVEGRTKNRDLHYELLLPDELVAVRQPTPAGSPPRPLPLAEVLASPLVLRERGSGTLEVLEMALRERKIKLGELKTAIYLDSTEAIKTYLEAAPGAVGFVSRQALRRELAAGLLEEIPVQGFTLPRQFEAVWVQGQPLTRTAQRFWSFAQQQAVSKAG; encoded by the coding sequence ATGTCCGATTTTCGCCTTCGCGTATTTGCCGCCGTGGCGCGGCACCTGAGCTTCACCAAGGCCGCGCAGGAGCTGTTCGTGAGCCAGCCCGCCGTCACCAAGCACATCCGCGAGCTGGAGGCCCAGTACGGCCAGCGCCTGCTGGAGCGCAGCGGCAGCAAGGTGCTGCTCACCGAAGCCGGCCGCCTGCTGCTGCTGCACGCCGAAGCCGTGGCCGCCTCGGCCCAGCAGCTCGACGAGCAGTTGCTCGGCCTGCGCGACCCCGACGAGGCCGCCGGCCGCCTGCGCCTGGGGGCCAGCACCACCCTGGCCCAGTACGTGCTGCCGGCCTGGCTACCCGCTTTCCAGGCGCGCTACCCGCGGGTGCAGCTGAGCTTGCTCAACGTCAACTCCGAGCGCATCGCCGAGGCCCTGCTGCGCGGCGAGCTGGATTTGGGCTTCGTGGAAGGCCGCACCAAAAACCGCGACCTGCACTACGAGTTGCTGCTGCCCGACGAGCTGGTGGCCGTGCGCCAGCCTACGCCCGCCGGCTCGCCCCCTAGGCCCCTGCCGCTGGCTGAAGTACTGGCCAGCCCCCTGGTGCTGCGCGAGCGCGGCTCGGGCACGCTGGAGGTGCTGGAAATGGCCCTGCGCGAGCGTAAAATCAAGCTCGGCGAGCTGAAAACCGCGATTTACCTGGACAGCACCGAGGCCATCAAGACCTACCTGGAGGCCGCGCCGGGAGCCGTGGGCTTCGTGTCGCGGCAGGCGCTGCGGCGCGAGCTGGCGGCGGGCCTGCTCGAAGAAATACCTGTGCAAGGCTTCACGCTGCCCCGGCAGTTCGAGGCGGTGTGGGTGCAGGGCCAGCCCCTGACGCGCACCGCCCAGCGCTTCTGGAGCTTTGCCCAGCAGCAGGCGGTCAGCAAAGCAGGGTAG
- a CDS encoding sodium:calcium antiporter — MFAHLSIPLLLLAFAAAGAAVWVAGVYLANATSVLAKRFGLGQALGGLLLLAVVTNLPELAITVSAALSQHLELAIGNILGGIAMQTLVLVVLDVFGLGKKAALTYQAASLVLVLEGVLVLAVLAAVLVGSQLPAAIIVARITPAGLLILGLWVVGLWLIGKAQKGLPWQAHDAAPAGSPPPKPAAPAQPTPPASTWRTGLVFLAAALVTLVAGVVLERSGDALATHWGLSGLLFGATVLAAATSLPEVSTGLASMKAGEYQLAISDIFGGNAFLPVLFLVASALSGQAALPHAGKADLYLTGLGMLLTCVYVYGLVFRPQRQVARMGLDSLVVLGLYALGMLGLLAISP, encoded by the coding sequence ATGTTCGCCCACTTATCCATTCCCCTTTTGCTACTTGCCTTCGCGGCGGCCGGGGCGGCCGTCTGGGTGGCCGGCGTTTACCTTGCCAACGCTACCTCGGTGCTGGCCAAGCGCTTCGGACTAGGGCAGGCGCTGGGCGGCTTGCTGCTGCTGGCGGTGGTCACCAACTTGCCCGAGCTGGCCATCACAGTCAGCGCGGCCCTGAGCCAGCACCTGGAATTAGCCATTGGTAACATCTTGGGTGGCATTGCGATGCAGACGCTAGTGCTGGTGGTGCTCGACGTGTTTGGCCTGGGCAAAAAAGCGGCCCTCACCTACCAGGCCGCCTCGCTGGTGCTGGTACTGGAAGGCGTACTGGTGCTGGCCGTGCTGGCGGCCGTGCTGGTAGGCAGCCAGCTGCCAGCCGCCATTATCGTGGCCCGCATAACCCCGGCGGGCCTGCTCATCTTGGGGCTCTGGGTAGTGGGCCTATGGCTGATTGGCAAAGCGCAAAAGGGGCTACCCTGGCAGGCGCACGACGCGGCCCCGGCTGGCAGCCCGCCGCCCAAGCCAGCGGCTCCGGCCCAGCCAACGCCCCCGGCCAGCACCTGGCGCACGGGGCTGGTGTTCCTGGCTGCGGCCCTCGTGACGCTGGTGGCGGGCGTGGTGCTGGAGCGCAGCGGCGACGCGCTGGCCACGCATTGGGGCCTGAGCGGGCTGCTGTTTGGGGCCACGGTGCTGGCGGCAGCCACCTCGCTGCCCGAGGTTTCGACCGGCCTGGCGTCCATGAAAGCGGGCGAATACCAGCTGGCCATCAGCGATATTTTTGGGGGCAATGCCTTTTTGCCGGTGCTGTTTCTGGTGGCCAGCGCGCTCTCGGGCCAGGCCGCGCTGCCCCACGCCGGCAAGGCCGACCTCTATCTCACGGGCCTGGGCATGCTGCTCACCTGCGTGTACGTCTACGGGCTGGTTTTCCGGCCGCAGCGGCAGGTGGCCCGCATGGGCCTCGACTCGCTGGTAGTACTCGGGTTGTATGCCCTAGGTATGCTGGGACTGTTAGCTATCAGTCCCTAA
- the crcB gene encoding fluoride efflux transporter CrcB → MFRLLAIIAVGGAVGSVGRYLLQLLVARYFVHPFPLGTLLVNVLGCLLIGFFYAAAERGTIGSPELRLLLTTGFCGGFTTFSTFSYETISMLTDGEYGYVALYVAGSVLLGLGATFAGVVAVRFL, encoded by the coding sequence ATGTTTCGATTACTAGCCATTATCGCCGTGGGCGGGGCCGTGGGCAGCGTGGGCCGCTATTTGTTGCAGCTGCTGGTGGCGCGGTACTTCGTGCACCCGTTTCCGCTGGGTACGCTGCTGGTCAACGTATTGGGCTGCCTGCTCATTGGCTTTTTCTACGCGGCGGCCGAGCGGGGCACTATCGGCTCGCCCGAGCTGCGGCTGCTGCTCACCACGGGCTTTTGCGGGGGCTTCACCACGTTTTCGACCTTCTCCTACGAAACCATCAGCATGCTCACCGACGGCGAATATGGCTACGTGGCCCTCTACGTGGCCGGCAGCGTGCTGCTGGGGCTGGGGGCCACGTTTGCGGGCGTGGTGGCGGTGCGCTTTTTATAA
- a CDS encoding efflux RND transporter permease subunit, whose protein sequence is MSAPTTTPAAAPAPPPAAPAAESAETSYFQTYRKPILLIGLLLLAAGLFAYSRMQTALFPEVTFPKITLIADAGQQPIDRMMLTVTKPLEAAVKRVKGVTVVKSSTSRGSCVIQVFLNWDVDVYSTKAQLESRVNEIKGLLPAGVTIATEAMNQSLFPVLGYSLESNSRSPIALRDAGNLLARPLFSQVPGAANVVVRGGKAKEFVVIPDAAKLAGQRLTATQLQAAFAGTNFVLSAGNLASFRRLYLTLTDTRLGTADDLRQVVVRADSGRVVRVRDVATVDIQEQQEFVLINANGHDAVLIDLVKQQGVDLATFARDAHAKAAELRRLLPPGMTLKPYYDQSVFVTDSIDSVLHSIVEGLGLAILVMIVFLRSWRASLAVLLTIPVTVCFTLLVLYLFGITLDIMSLGAIAASVGLIIDDAIVIIEQIYRTHEEHPAHSKVRVVQVAIRSLFPAMVASSLSTIVIHFPFRLMSGLAGSFFKELSDTMQITMVCSFLVTWLLLPVLHLLIGYRAGKNAHAHNAAQEQADKLSWLTGLFARPLLALVLLVGLGVGAWLASGKLETGFLPDLDEGTIVLDYHMPSGTDQAETDRVLRRIEKDIITRHPEVESYSRRTGIGLAFDTRQPNYGDYLIQLRRDHKLTTPEVIAQLRQRIEATEPALTVDFGQRIADLLGDLMSSSKPIEIKLFGDDQATLEKLSAHLGQVLAKVPGVADINDGLVAAGPSIVFRPDVAKLARYGLTPLDFQAQLSNLVGGQVLSNGTTQASISPAQAGSLGGIQVGQVQDGEQMRQVLLRYVDFSHNSLAQLQKQVIALPTGSVRPLPFFAALDVVPGEVELRREDLKSVALITARLDGRDLGSAIQDIRQQVGRQVALPPGYTIAYGGAYAEQQASFRELLLILLTASLLVFAVLLFLFREWLISALVLFISVMGITGCVLGLFFAGIPLNVSSYTGIIMIVGIIAENAIFTVHQFYESLRETGDVDTAIRYAIALRIRPKLMTAIGAILALSPLALGIGLGAQMQQPLAVAVIGGFVVALPMLLFVLPTGMRLIYHHVRPPELAEESQSDPALAAGPA, encoded by the coding sequence ATGAGCGCGCCTACCACTACCCCGGCCGCCGCGCCCGCGCCGCCGCCCGCCGCCCCGGCAGCCGAGTCGGCCGAAACATCTTATTTCCAGACCTACCGCAAGCCGATTCTACTCATTGGCTTGCTGCTGCTGGCCGCGGGGCTGTTTGCCTATTCGCGGATGCAAACGGCTTTATTTCCGGAAGTTACCTTCCCCAAAATAACGCTCATCGCCGACGCCGGGCAGCAGCCCATCGACCGGATGATGCTAACCGTGACCAAGCCCCTGGAGGCCGCCGTGAAGCGCGTGAAAGGCGTGACCGTGGTGAAGAGCAGCACCAGCCGCGGCTCGTGTGTGATTCAGGTGTTCCTCAACTGGGACGTGGATGTGTACAGCACCAAGGCCCAACTCGAAAGCCGCGTGAACGAGATAAAAGGACTGCTGCCGGCCGGCGTCACCATCGCTACCGAGGCCATGAACCAGTCGCTGTTTCCGGTGCTGGGCTACTCGCTGGAAAGCAATTCGCGCTCGCCCATCGCCCTGCGCGACGCGGGCAACCTGCTGGCCCGGCCGCTGTTTTCGCAGGTACCGGGCGCGGCCAACGTGGTAGTGCGCGGCGGCAAAGCCAAGGAATTCGTGGTCATTCCCGACGCGGCCAAGCTGGCGGGCCAGCGCCTCACGGCCACCCAGCTGCAAGCCGCTTTCGCGGGTACCAACTTTGTACTCTCGGCCGGCAACCTAGCCAGCTTCCGGCGGCTCTACCTCACCCTCACCGATACCCGCCTGGGCACCGCCGACGACCTGCGCCAGGTGGTGGTGCGCGCCGACTCGGGCCGCGTAGTGCGGGTGCGCGATGTGGCCACCGTCGACATTCAGGAGCAGCAGGAGTTCGTGCTCATCAACGCCAACGGCCACGACGCGGTGCTCATCGACCTCGTGAAACAGCAGGGCGTGGACCTGGCCACCTTCGCCCGCGACGCCCACGCCAAGGCCGCCGAATTGCGCCGCCTCCTACCCCCCGGCATGACGCTCAAGCCCTACTACGACCAGTCGGTGTTCGTGACGGACAGCATTGACAGCGTGCTGCATAGCATCGTGGAAGGGCTGGGCCTAGCCATCCTGGTGATGATAGTGTTTCTGCGCTCGTGGCGGGCCAGCCTGGCGGTGCTGCTCACCATCCCGGTCACGGTCTGCTTCACACTGCTGGTGCTCTACCTGTTTGGCATCACGCTGGACATCATGTCGCTAGGCGCCATCGCGGCTTCCGTAGGCTTGATAATTGACGATGCAATCGTCATCATCGAGCAGATTTACCGCACCCACGAGGAGCACCCCGCGCACAGCAAAGTGCGGGTGGTGCAGGTGGCCATTCGCAGCCTGTTTCCGGCCATGGTGGCCTCTTCGCTGAGCACCATCGTCATCCACTTTCCCTTCCGGCTGATGAGCGGACTGGCGGGCAGCTTCTTCAAGGAATTATCGGACACCATGCAGATTACCATGGTCTGCTCGTTTCTGGTGACCTGGCTGCTGCTGCCAGTGCTGCACCTGCTCATCGGCTACCGCGCCGGCAAAAACGCCCACGCCCACAACGCCGCCCAGGAGCAGGCCGACAAGTTGAGCTGGCTCACGGGCCTCTTCGCCCGGCCGCTGCTGGCGCTGGTGCTACTGGTGGGGCTGGGCGTGGGGGCGTGGCTAGCCTCGGGCAAGCTCGAAACGGGCTTTTTGCCCGACCTCGACGAGGGTACCATCGTGCTCGACTACCACATGCCCTCGGGCACCGACCAGGCCGAAACCGACCGCGTGCTGCGCCGCATCGAAAAGGACATCATCACCCGGCACCCCGAAGTCGAAAGCTACTCGCGCCGCACCGGCATCGGCCTGGCTTTCGACACCCGCCAGCCCAACTACGGCGACTATCTCATCCAGCTTCGGCGCGACCACAAACTGACCACGCCCGAAGTCATCGCCCAGCTGCGCCAGCGCATCGAAGCCACCGAGCCCGCCCTCACCGTGGACTTTGGCCAGCGCATCGCCGACTTGCTCGGCGACCTCATGAGCAGCTCCAAGCCCATCGAAATCAAGCTTTTCGGCGACGACCAGGCCACGCTCGAAAAGCTCTCGGCCCACCTCGGCCAGGTGCTGGCGAAGGTGCCCGGCGTGGCCGACATCAACGACGGCCTGGTGGCGGCTGGCCCTAGCATCGTCTTCCGGCCCGACGTGGCCAAGCTGGCCCGCTACGGCCTCACGCCCCTCGATTTTCAGGCCCAGCTCAGCAACCTGGTGGGCGGGCAGGTGCTGAGCAACGGCACCACCCAGGCCAGCATTTCGCCGGCGCAGGCGGGCTCGCTGGGCGGCATCCAAGTGGGGCAGGTGCAGGACGGCGAGCAGATGCGCCAGGTGCTGCTGCGCTACGTCGATTTCAGCCACAACAGCCTGGCTCAATTGCAAAAGCAGGTTATCGCCCTGCCCACTGGCAGCGTGCGCCCACTGCCCTTTTTCGCCGCCCTTGACGTGGTGCCCGGCGAAGTCGAATTGCGCCGCGAAGACCTCAAGTCGGTGGCCCTCATCACGGCCCGCCTCGACGGGCGCGACCTGGGCTCGGCCATTCAGGACATCCGCCAGCAGGTGGGCCGGCAGGTGGCGCTGCCGCCTGGCTATACCATCGCCTACGGCGGGGCCTACGCCGAGCAGCAGGCCTCGTTTCGCGAGCTGCTGCTGATTTTGCTCACGGCCAGCCTGTTGGTGTTCGCGGTGCTACTGTTCCTGTTCCGCGAGTGGCTGATTTCGGCCCTGGTCCTTTTCATCTCCGTGATGGGCATCACCGGCTGCGTGCTGGGCCTGTTCTTCGCCGGCATCCCGCTGAACGTGAGCAGCTACACCGGCATCATCATGATTGTGGGCATCATCGCCGAAAACGCCATTTTCACGGTGCACCAGTTCTACGAGTCGCTGCGCGAGACCGGCGACGTGGACACGGCCATCCGCTACGCCATTGCCCTGCGCATCCGGCCCAAGCTGATGACGGCCATCGGGGCCATTCTGGCGCTCTCGCCGCTAGCCCTGGGCATCGGCCTGGGTGCGCAGATGCAGCAGCCGCTGGCCGTGGCCGTCATCGGCGGCTTCGTGGTAGCGCTGCCCATGCTGCTGTTCGTGCTGCCCACCGGCATGCGACTGATTTACCACCACGTGCGCCCGCCCGAGCTGGCCGAAGAAAGCCAGTCGGACCCGGCCCTAGCTGCGGGGCCAGCCTAG